One stretch of Punica granatum isolate Tunisia-2019 chromosome 5, ASM765513v2, whole genome shotgun sequence DNA includes these proteins:
- the LOC116209651 gene encoding ubiquitin-conjugating enzyme E2 28, which produces MASKRILKELKDLQKDPPTSCSAGPVAEDMFHWQATIMGPSDSPYAGGVFLVTIHFPPDYPFKPPKVAFRTKVFHPNINSNGSICLDILKEQWSPALTISKVLLSICSLLTDPNPDDPLVPEIAHMYKTDRAKYEATARSWTQKYAMG; this is translated from the exons CCTGAAGGAACTCAAGGATTTGCAGAAGGACCCGCCCACTTCCTGCAGTGCTG GTCCTGTGGCTGAAGACATGTTTCACTGGCAAGCAACTATTATGGGACCTTCTGATAGCCCATATGCTGGAGGAGTGTTCCTAGTCACCATCCACTTTCCTCCTGATTATCCCTTCAAGCCCCCAAAG GTTGCATTTAGGACCAAGGTCTTCCACCCAAACATAAATAGCAATGGAAGTATTTGTCTCGACATATTGAAGGAACAGTGGAGTCCAGCTCTTACCATATCCAAG GTGTTGCTCTCAATCTGCTCACTGCTCACTGATCCAAACCCCGATGATCCTCTAGTCCCAGAGATTGCCCACATGTACAAGACTGACAGGGCCAAGTACGAGGCTACTGCTCGTAGCTGGACTCAGAAGTACGCAATGGGATAG
- the LOC116207906 gene encoding thioredoxin H9-like encodes MGSCLPKYQQAGRSDPNVNLTGGNLHLVTTMEIWEEKLSEAEKCRKSVIANFSATWCGPCRTISAFYAELAQKHPSLMFLLVDVDQLTELSTLWDIQATPTFFLLRNGQQIDKHVGANKQDLQRKITAILNSKP; translated from the exons ATGGGTTCATGTTTACCTAAG TATCAACAAGCTGGGAGGTCTGACCCGAATGTTAATCTTACTGGCGGGAATTTACACCTCGTGACCACGATGGAGATTTGGGAGGAAAAGCTTTCAGAAGCAGAAAAGTGCAGAAAGAGC GTCATTGCGAACTTCAGCGCGACCTGGTGTGGTCCGTGCAGGACAATTTCAGCTTTCTATGCAGAATTAGCTCAGAAACATCCTTCTCTGATGTTTCTATTGGTCGATGTCGATCAACTTACT GAGCTCAGCACATTATGGGACATTCAGGCGACACCTACTTTCTTCCTCCTTAGAAATGGGCAGCAAATCGACAAGCATGTGGGTGCAAACAAGCAGGACCTACAAAGAAAGATCACTGCAATCTTAAATTCGAAACCATAG
- the LOC116207905 gene encoding receptor-like protein kinase FERONIA encodes MKSSLESRSSLVLICLCLSISIRVALCSDYVPAEKILLSCGADSRATDTDGREWTSDVNSKFAASGLDSKSATAATQDPSVPQVPFMTARVFGSEFTYSFPVSPGRKFVRLYFYPSSYNSLNGSDAIFSVLAGDYTLLKNFSVSQTAGALNFAYVVKEYSVNVAGKALNITFSPSKSYSKAYAFVNGIEIASMPDIYSSTDGTTMIVGGSVPFYIDNTTTLENVYRLNVGGNDISPSQDTGLFRSWRDDTPYIYGAALGVPESLDPKDNISYPLSMPTYVAPEDVYSTARSMGPDPNINLHYNLTWILSIDSGFSYLVRLHFCEVAENITKINQRVFSIFINNQTAEREADVVGWVKGHGIPVYKDYVVFVPNGSPQQDLWLELHPFTETKSEYYNAILNGVEIFKINDTTGNLAGPNPVPAPKQTLIDESAGRPPSGHGKSKNHKAIIAGCVSAGVILALVVGFFLVSASRRHIHSKLSTSSDGHSGWLPLSLYGNSHTAGSSKTNATGSQASSIPSNLCRHFSFAEITAATKNFDESLLLGVGGFGKVYWGEIDGGTTKVAIKRGNPLSEQGVHEFQTEIEMLSKLRHRHLVSLIGYCEENTEMILVYDYMAYGTLREHLYKTQKPPLPWKQRLEICIGAARGLHYLHTGAKYTIIHRDVKTTNILLDEKWVAKVSDFGLSKTGPMLDHTHVSTVVKGSFGYLDPEYFRRQQLTDKSDVYSFGVVLFEIICARPALNPTLPKEQVSLAEWAAHCHRKGMVDQIIDPHLKGKIAPECFKKFAETAMKCVSDQGIDRPSMGDVLWNLEFALQLQESAEAGGKALGGLGIEDGSFDVACKGKKDPDSCPGFNSNITDSTISMSIGGRSIASEDSDGLTPSAVFSQIMDPKGR; translated from the coding sequence ATGAAGAGCTCTCTCGAGAGCCGCTCTTCTTTGGTTTTGATATGTCTCTGCTTGTCGATTTCCATTCGTGTCGCCCTGTGCTCTGATTATGTCCCGGCAGAGAAAATCCTGCTGAGCTGCGGGGCCGATTCTCGCGCTACCGACACCGATGGCCGGGAATGGACATCGGACGTCAACTCCAAGTTTGCTGCGTCGGGTCTGGACTCGAAATCCGCCACCGCCGCGACGCAGGACCCCTCTGTCCCCCAAGTCCCGTTCATGACGGCTCGTGTCTTCGGTTCGGAGTTCACCTACAGTTTCCCTGTCAGTCCAGGCCGGAAGTTCGTCCGGCTCTACTTTTATCCCTCTTCCTATAACAGCCTCAACGGGTCGGACGCTATTTTCTCTGTCTTGGCTGGCGATTACACACTTCTGAAGAACTTCAGCGTTTCTCAGACGGCCGGGGCCCTGAACTTCGCTTACGTAGTGAAGGAGTACTCGGTTAATGTTGCCGGCAAAGCTCTGAATATCACTTTCAGCCCGTCAAAGAGCTATTCGAAAGCATACGCTTTCGTCAACGGGATTGAGATTGCGTCGATGCCGGATATCTACAGCTCTACTGATGGAACTACCATGATTGTTGGCGGGAGCGTTCCGTTCTACATCGACAACACCACTACGCTCGAGAATGTCTACCGGCTGAATGTGGGCGGGAACGATATCTCGCCTTCCCAGGACACGGGCCTGTTCAGGTCATGGAGGGACGACACCCCCTACATCTACGGGGCAGCACTTGGGGTTCCCGAGTCACTTGATCCTAAGGATAATATCTCTTACCCGCTGAGCATGCCCACTTACGTTGCGCCTGAGGATGTCTATTCCACTGCAAGATCGATGGGACCCGATCCGAACATCAACTTGCATTACAACCTGACGTGGATTTTGTCAATCGACTCTGGGTTCTCTTACTTGGTCCGGCTACATTTCTGCGAGGTCGCAGAGAACATTACTAAGATCAATCAGAGGGTGTTCAGCATCTTCATCAACAATCAAACTGCTGAACGTGAAGCTGATGTGGTCGGATGGGTCAAGGGCCATGGAATCCCAGTGTATAAGGATTATGTTGTTTTCGTGCCAAATGGAAGTCCTCAGCAGGATTTGTGGCTTGAACTTCATCCGTTCACAGAAACGAAGTCTGAGTATTATAATGCGATCTTGAACGGAGTAGAGATCTTTAAGATAAACGATACAACTGGCAATCTTGCAGGGCCAAATCCTGTTCCAGCTCCGAAACAAACTCTAATCGATGAGTCTGCAGGAAGACCTCCTTCGGGCCATGGGAAGTCTAAGAATCATAAGGCGATTATTGCAGGATGTGTTAGCGCTGGAGTTATTTTAGCTCTGGTCGTTGGGTTCTTCCTGGTTAGTGCATCGCGGCGACATATCCATTCGAAGCTATCGACCTCAAGCGATGGTCATTCTGGGTGgctccccctctctctttaTGGGAACTCGCACACTGCAGGTTCTTCAAAGACAAATGCCACCGGAAGTCAGGCGTCCTCCATTCCTTCAAACCTATGCCGCCACTTCTCCTTTGCCGAGATCACAGCTGCCACCAAAAACTTTGACGAATCTCTTCTCCTTGGCGTAGGAGGCTTTGGGAAAGTCTACTGGGGAGAGATTGACGGCGGAACGACTAAGGTCGCAATCAAGCGAGGCAACCCTCTCTCTGAACAAGGTGTCCACGAGTTCCAGACTGAGATCGAGATGCTTTCCAAACTCCGCCATCGCCATCTGGTCTCTCTGATCGGATACTGCGAGGAGAATACTGAGATGATCCTCGTTTATGACTACATGGCCTATGGAACTCTCCGCGAGCACCTGTACAAGACACAGAAGCCCCCGCTTCCGTGGAAGCAGAGGCTCGAGATTTGCATCGGAGCTGCCCGTGGCTTGCACTATCTCCACACTGGCGCCAAATACACTATCATCCATCGGGATGTGAAGACAACTAACATCCTCTTGGATGAGAAGTGGGTGGCAAAAGTTTCGGATTTCGGTTTGTCCAAGACTGGTCCGATGTTAGATCATACACATGTGAGCACTGTCGTTAAGGGGAGCTTCGGATACTTGGATCCAGAGTACTTCAGGCGCCAGCAACTGACCGACAAATCTGATGTTTACTCTTTTGGGGTCGTTCTATTCGAGATAATCTGTGCTCGGCCAGCATTGAACCCAACACTGCCCAAGGAGCAAGTCAGCCTAGCAGAGTGGGCCGCTCATTGCCACAGGAAGGGCATGGTCGATCAGATCATCGACCCTCACCTGAAGGGAAAGATCGCTCCCGAGTGCTTCAAGAAGTTTGCCGAGACTGCAATGAAGTGTGTGTCGGATCAAGGCATCGACAGGCCATCGATGGGTGACGTGCTGTGGAACCTCGAATTCGCTCTGCAGCTACAGGAGAGTGCAGAAGCAGGCGGGAAAGCTCTCGGCGGACTGGGTATCGAGGATGGGTCCTTCGATGTGGCTTGCAAAGGAAAGAAGGATCCTGACTCATGTCCCGGTTTCAACAGCAATATCACCGACTCAACAATAAGCATGAGCATTGGTGGCCGGAGCATTGCAAGTGAAGACTCCGATGGGCTAACCCCGAGCGCTGTTTTCTCGCAGATCATGGATCCTAAAGGGCGGTAG
- the LOC116207982 gene encoding serine/threonine-protein kinase STN8, chloroplastic, with amino-acid sequence MASLSFFPTARAALIHAQQHNPKNFLFPGPIRPPNSFHPLSLKCNVFPGGIGISDILDGESVSHLPVIQTGLAQFQRLTEDLPDVQRWGFLVVGGLTWVYLTARPGVLVGAIDAYVFAPLQVVLDSLTGRRSLKRSDFLIGDRLGEGSFGVVYSGVIVPKNVRPEEKVQMRPSGRGGRKKGIEFDERFKQKVILKKVKVGVQGAEECGDFEEWFNYRLSRAAPETCAEFLGSFVADMTNSQFTKGGKWLVWKYEGDLDLADYMKDRNFPLNLESIMFGRVLQGVDSVERNALIIKQIMRQIITSLKKIHATGIVHRDVKPANLVVTKKGQIKLIDFGAATDLRIGKNYIPNRTLLDPDYCPPELYVLPEETPSPPPEPIAAFLSPILWQLNSPDLFDMYSAGIVLLQMAIPTLRSTAGLKNFNTEIRLAGYDLDEWRKSTRLRPDLTILELDSGRGWDLATKLISERGFLRRGRLSAAAALRHPYFLLGGDQAAAVLSKLSFTK; translated from the exons ATGGCGTCTCTGTCCTTCTTCCCCACTGCAAGAGCTGCACTCATCCACGCACAGCAGCATAACCCCAAGAACTTCCTCTTCCCTGGCCCCATCAGGCCGCCCAATAGCTTCCACCCCCTCAGCTTGAAATGCAACGTCTTCCCCGGCGGCATTGGCATATCGGACATTCTCGACGGGGAGTCGGTGTCACATCTCCCCGTCATCCAGACCGGGCTCGCCCAATTCCAGAGGCTCACAGAGGACCTGCCGGACGTCCAGAGATGGGGGTTCCTCGTGGTCGGAGGGCTGACGTGGGTCTACCTGACAGCAAGGCCTGGGGTGCTGGTCGGGGCGATCGACGCGTATGTCTTTGCGCCACTGCAGGTGGTCCTAGATAGCCTGACCGGGCGGAGGAGCTTGAAGAGGAGCGATTTCCTGATCGGGGACCGGCTTGGAGAAGGGTCCTTCGGGGTGGTGTACTCTGGGGTCATTGTGCCGAAGAACGTGAGGCCCGAGGAGAAGGTGCAGATGCGGCCTTCGGGACGAGGAGGGAGGAAGAAGGGCATTGAGTTTGATGAGAGGTTCAAGCAGAAGGTCATATTGAAGAAG GTGAAGGTCGGAGTCCAAGGTGCGGAAGAATGTGGAGATTTTGAGGAGTGGTTCAATTACCGGCTTTCAAGGGCAGCACCTGAGACCTGTGCTGAGTTTCTTGGAAGTTTTGTTGCTGACATGACAAACTCGCAGTTCACCAAGGGCGGGAAGTGGCTTGTTTGGAAATATGAG GGAGATCTGGACCTTGCTGATTACATGAAAGACCGCAATTTCCCATTAAACTTAGAGTCGATCATGTTTGGACGAGTCCTGCAAGGAGTGGACTCGGTTGAGCGGAATGCACTGATCATCAAGCAGATTATGCGTCAGATCATCACTTCCCTTAAGAAGATCCATGCCACAGGAATTGTTCATCGGGATGTGAAGCCTGCCAATTTGGTCGTCACAAAGAAGGGGCAAATTAAGCTCATTGACTTCGGGGCAGCCACAGATCTCCGAATCGGGAAAAACTATATTCCAAATCGTACTTTGCTTGATCCCGACTATTGCCCGCCCGAACTGTACGTGCTTCCGGAAGAGACACCTAGCCCGCCTCCTGAGCCAATAGCGGCATTTCTTTCTCCTATTCTGTGGCAG CTAAACAGTCCCGATCTGTTCGACATGTATTCGGCGGGGATAGTCTTGCTCCAAATGGCAATCCCAACTTTGCGTTCCACGGCAGGCTTAAAGAACTTCAACACCGAGATAAGATTGGCCGGATACGACCTGGACGAGTGGAGAAAGTCCACTAGACTGAGACCTGACCTAACAATTCTCGAGCTCGATTCTGGCAGGGGATGGGATTTGGCAACTAAGCTTATCTCCGAGAGGGGTTTCCTGAGAAGGGGAAGATTATCGGCTGCTGCTGCACTTAGGCACCCGTATTTTCTACTGGGTGGCGATCAGGCAGCTGCAGTGCTCTCAAAGTTGAGCTTCACAAAATAA
- the LOC116207983 gene encoding uncharacterized protein LOC116207983 isoform X1, whose amino-acid sequence MSDCVSSSPLSISITRQLGINSASSRILTASPRGHSQNGISYPKLSSYRRWSIIPSAGGAAKRSSADGSYSELGFKTDDPGGGSFRSGTKPNLGSEERGRAAADGEEKASGTLPLRNAEDGDLVQVEGKGNGEAKMGKGRQVMRRSSLMAKQVISMSSALSLGFVSQLWVDTATWMVVIVEVRSNLLSGESERFLLEEICQVGDVVLVENENVLENELKMLGLETLVGYEVVTPGRRTIGKVRGYTFNINSGAVESLELDSFGISIIPSSLVSTYALFLQDVLEVASDRVVVHEAAASRIQRLTKGLWDNQKKVRTMDEFDEYSDFEKPERSSKGRSTRRGFSSRKFHPTVGETEDDWDLPMDFL is encoded by the exons ATGTCGGACTGCGTTTCCTCGTCCCCTCTGTCAATCTCCATCACTCGGCAGCTGGGGATTAACTCTGCCTCCAGTCGCATTCTCACGGCCTCTCCACGCGGGCATTCCCAGAACGGGATAAGCTACCCAAAGCTATCTTCATATCGCAGATGGTCTATTATCCCGTCCGCAGGTGGTGCAGCGAAGAGGAGCTCGGCGGACGGATCGTACAGCGAGCTAGGGTTCAAGACCGACGACCCCGGAGGTGGGAGTTTCCGCTCGGGAACGAAACCTAATTTGGGCTCGGAAGAGCGGGGCAGGGCCGCTGCAGATGGCGAGGAGAAGGCCAGTGGGACATTGCCGCTGAGAAACGCGGAGGATGGGGATTTGGTTCAGGTCGAAGGGAAGGGAAACGGAGAGGCGAAGATGGGGAAAGGGAGGCAGGTGATGAGGAGATCGAGCTTGATGGCGAAGCAAGTGATTAGCATGAGCTCTGCTCTCAGCTTGGGTTTTGTCTCCCAGCTCTGGGTGGACACTGCCACT TGGATGGTCGTGATCGTAGAAGTGAGATCGAATTTGCTTTCTGGTGAATCAGAACGGTTTCTTCTGGAGGAAATTTGCCAG GTTGGTGATGTTGTGCTCGTTGAGAATGAGAATGTATTGGAGAATGAACTGAAAATGCTTGGACTGGAGACGCTG gtaggatatgaagttgtAACTCCGGGTAGGCGAACGATTGGCAAG GTTCGGGGATATACGTTCAACATTAATTCAGGAGCAGTTGAATCGCTTGAGCTGGACTCATTTGGAATTTCAATCATTCCCTCGAGTCTG GTGAGTACCTATGCTTTATTTCTCCAGGATGTACTCGAAGTAGCTTCTGACCGAGTAGTTGTGCACGAAGCCGCAGCTTCACGAATACAAAGGCTGACAAAG GGTTTGTGGGATAATCAGAAGAAAGTGAGGACCATGgatgaatttgatgaatattctGATTTCGAAAAGCCAGAAAGGTCATCAAAGGGTAGGTCTACACGAAGAGGCTTCAGCAGTCGGAAATTTCATCCTACAGTTGGAGAAACTGAGGATGACTGGGATCTTCCGATGGACTTCTTGTGA
- the LOC116207983 gene encoding uncharacterized protein LOC116207983 isoform X2: protein MSDCVSSSPLSISITRQLGINSASSRILTASPRGHSQNGISYPKLSSYRRWSIIPSAGGAAKRSSADGSYSELGFKTDDPGGGSFRSGTKPNLGSEERGRAAADGEEKASGTLPLRNAEDGDLVQVEGKGNGEAKMGKGRQVMRRSSLMAKQVISMSSALSLGFVSQLWVDTATWMVVIVEVRSNLLSGESERFLLEEICQVGDVVLVENENVLENELKMLGLETLVGYEVVTPGRRTIGKVRGYTFNINSGAVESLELDSFGISIIPSSLDVLEVASDRVVVHEAAASRIQRLTKGLWDNQKKVRTMDEFDEYSDFEKPERSSKGRSTRRGFSSRKFHPTVGETEDDWDLPMDFL, encoded by the exons ATGTCGGACTGCGTTTCCTCGTCCCCTCTGTCAATCTCCATCACTCGGCAGCTGGGGATTAACTCTGCCTCCAGTCGCATTCTCACGGCCTCTCCACGCGGGCATTCCCAGAACGGGATAAGCTACCCAAAGCTATCTTCATATCGCAGATGGTCTATTATCCCGTCCGCAGGTGGTGCAGCGAAGAGGAGCTCGGCGGACGGATCGTACAGCGAGCTAGGGTTCAAGACCGACGACCCCGGAGGTGGGAGTTTCCGCTCGGGAACGAAACCTAATTTGGGCTCGGAAGAGCGGGGCAGGGCCGCTGCAGATGGCGAGGAGAAGGCCAGTGGGACATTGCCGCTGAGAAACGCGGAGGATGGGGATTTGGTTCAGGTCGAAGGGAAGGGAAACGGAGAGGCGAAGATGGGGAAAGGGAGGCAGGTGATGAGGAGATCGAGCTTGATGGCGAAGCAAGTGATTAGCATGAGCTCTGCTCTCAGCTTGGGTTTTGTCTCCCAGCTCTGGGTGGACACTGCCACT TGGATGGTCGTGATCGTAGAAGTGAGATCGAATTTGCTTTCTGGTGAATCAGAACGGTTTCTTCTGGAGGAAATTTGCCAG GTTGGTGATGTTGTGCTCGTTGAGAATGAGAATGTATTGGAGAATGAACTGAAAATGCTTGGACTGGAGACGCTG gtaggatatgaagttgtAACTCCGGGTAGGCGAACGATTGGCAAG GTTCGGGGATATACGTTCAACATTAATTCAGGAGCAGTTGAATCGCTTGAGCTGGACTCATTTGGAATTTCAATCATTCCCTCGAGTCTG GATGTACTCGAAGTAGCTTCTGACCGAGTAGTTGTGCACGAAGCCGCAGCTTCACGAATACAAAGGCTGACAAAG GGTTTGTGGGATAATCAGAAGAAAGTGAGGACCATGgatgaatttgatgaatattctGATTTCGAAAAGCCAGAAAGGTCATCAAAGGGTAGGTCTACACGAAGAGGCTTCAGCAGTCGGAAATTTCATCCTACAGTTGGAGAAACTGAGGATGACTGGGATCTTCCGATGGACTTCTTGTGA
- the LOC116207983 gene encoding uncharacterized protein LOC116207983 isoform X3, whose protein sequence is MSDCVSSSPLSISITRQLGINSASSRILTASPRGHSQNGISYPKLSSYRRWSIIPSAGGAAKRSSADGSYSELGFKTDDPGGGSFRSGTKPNLGSEERGRAAADGEEKASGTLPLRNAEDGDLVQVEGKGNGEAKMGKGRQVMRRSSLMAKQVISMSSALSLGFVSQLWVDTATVGDVVLVENENVLENELKMLGLETLVGYEVVTPGRRTIGKVRGYTFNINSGAVESLELDSFGISIIPSSLVSTYALFLQDVLEVASDRVVVHEAAASRIQRLTKGLWDNQKKVRTMDEFDEYSDFEKPERSSKGRSTRRGFSSRKFHPTVGETEDDWDLPMDFL, encoded by the exons ATGTCGGACTGCGTTTCCTCGTCCCCTCTGTCAATCTCCATCACTCGGCAGCTGGGGATTAACTCTGCCTCCAGTCGCATTCTCACGGCCTCTCCACGCGGGCATTCCCAGAACGGGATAAGCTACCCAAAGCTATCTTCATATCGCAGATGGTCTATTATCCCGTCCGCAGGTGGTGCAGCGAAGAGGAGCTCGGCGGACGGATCGTACAGCGAGCTAGGGTTCAAGACCGACGACCCCGGAGGTGGGAGTTTCCGCTCGGGAACGAAACCTAATTTGGGCTCGGAAGAGCGGGGCAGGGCCGCTGCAGATGGCGAGGAGAAGGCCAGTGGGACATTGCCGCTGAGAAACGCGGAGGATGGGGATTTGGTTCAGGTCGAAGGGAAGGGAAACGGAGAGGCGAAGATGGGGAAAGGGAGGCAGGTGATGAGGAGATCGAGCTTGATGGCGAAGCAAGTGATTAGCATGAGCTCTGCTCTCAGCTTGGGTTTTGTCTCCCAGCTCTGGGTGGACACTGCCACT GTTGGTGATGTTGTGCTCGTTGAGAATGAGAATGTATTGGAGAATGAACTGAAAATGCTTGGACTGGAGACGCTG gtaggatatgaagttgtAACTCCGGGTAGGCGAACGATTGGCAAG GTTCGGGGATATACGTTCAACATTAATTCAGGAGCAGTTGAATCGCTTGAGCTGGACTCATTTGGAATTTCAATCATTCCCTCGAGTCTG GTGAGTACCTATGCTTTATTTCTCCAGGATGTACTCGAAGTAGCTTCTGACCGAGTAGTTGTGCACGAAGCCGCAGCTTCACGAATACAAAGGCTGACAAAG GGTTTGTGGGATAATCAGAAGAAAGTGAGGACCATGgatgaatttgatgaatattctGATTTCGAAAAGCCAGAAAGGTCATCAAAGGGTAGGTCTACACGAAGAGGCTTCAGCAGTCGGAAATTTCATCCTACAGTTGGAGAAACTGAGGATGACTGGGATCTTCCGATGGACTTCTTGTGA
- the LOC116207985 gene encoding uncharacterized protein LOC116207985 encodes MHMPQPQCRAPAAEKLRPSSGRKPLQPRNSPATPIPVLPRSKPKGDLIEIYSATESNKENLVLASPIPASPAKVEPILDSSLAEELSAVKKKLERLRLDREKTEQTLRERDTFLEAQMKEIERRGEVQKTLEIEVDRLYRLKQLHISCMRVSPIRSLREKQQHKRTTELQPVSFSFSQELKSEEMEESVGETAREAEADSPCSISSESLIEK; translated from the exons ATGCATATGCCTCAGCCTCAGTGTAGAGCTCCCGCAGCCGAGAAGCTCCGGCCGAGCTCCGGCCGGAAGCCTCTCCAGCCGAGGAACTCTCCGGCTACTCCGATCCCCGTGCTCCCTAGATCCAAGCCAAAGGGGGACCTTATCGAGATCTACTCCGCAACCGAATCGAACAAGGAGAACCTCGTCCTCGCCAGTCCCATTCCAGCTTCTCCGGCCAAGGTCGAGCCCATCCTCGACTCCTCGCTCGCGGAGGAGCTCAGCGCTGTGAAGAAGAAGCTCGAGAGGCTGAGGTTGGACCGGGAGAAGACCGAGCAGACGTTGAGGGAGCGGGATACGTTCCTGGAGGCGCAGATGAAGGAGatcgagaggagaggggaaGTCCAGAAGACGCTCGAGATCGAGGTCGACCGGTTGTACAGGCTGAAGCAGCTGCATATATCGTGCATG AGGGTGTCTCCGATTCGATCATTGAGGGAGAAGCAGCAACATAAGAGAACTACCGAACTGCAGCCGGTCTCGTTTTCATTCTCCCAG gAATTGAAATCTGAAGAAATGGAGGAATCTGTGGGCGAGACAGCGAGGGAGGCAGAGGCAGACAGTCCCTGTTCTATTTCTTCAGAATCACTCATCGAGAAATGA